Proteins found in one Phycisphaerae bacterium genomic segment:
- a CDS encoding AAA family ATPase → MRTIAIANQKGGCGKTTVSINLAACLAREGRRVLLVDMDPQGHCALGLAVPEDQIEVSIADVLAARGGSNGHAVKPNGSGNGERLDLVRSIWQITANFDLSPSTTSLARFEIDMVSKPDAEDRLAEVLSTVSDKYDFALVDCPPHIGILTLNALAAASEVIIPVDTGYFSLQGLSKQLDTVEALRARRDQPLEIRILANLYDVRTKLGREILNELKRKFGPMMCSTFINFNTKLREGASFGQPITEYDPGSMGFRDFVRLARELIATGGPDMVPTTLIRQADRLAERAEKLLATSRPLFGPDGVENREPGQTPVASHDEIEERIAAIYGVKPTAEGVLFVAHAPGARTVQLAGDFNNWMPEATAMQPNGCESSFRALLPLGPGRYRYRYVVDGRWQNDPHNSYVETNPYGELNSVVEVG, encoded by the coding sequence ATGAGAACCATCGCCATCGCCAATCAAAAGGGCGGCTGTGGTAAAACGACCGTGAGCATCAATTTAGCCGCGTGCCTGGCCCGCGAAGGCCGACGCGTCTTGCTGGTCGACATGGACCCACAGGGACACTGTGCCCTTGGTTTGGCGGTACCAGAAGACCAGATCGAGGTCAGCATAGCGGATGTTCTCGCCGCCCGGGGCGGATCCAACGGACATGCGGTGAAGCCCAACGGCAGCGGCAACGGAGAGCGTCTCGACCTGGTTCGGAGTATTTGGCAGATCACCGCCAATTTCGATCTCTCACCTTCGACGACCAGTCTCGCCCGGTTTGAGATCGACATGGTGAGCAAGCCGGATGCCGAGGACCGGCTGGCGGAGGTGCTCTCGACGGTCAGCGACAAGTATGATTTTGCCCTCGTTGACTGCCCCCCGCACATTGGCATCCTCACGCTGAATGCCCTGGCCGCCGCGAGTGAGGTCATCATTCCGGTAGACACGGGCTACTTCTCACTTCAGGGGCTCTCCAAGCAGCTTGACACGGTTGAGGCATTGCGAGCCCGCCGGGATCAGCCCCTGGAGATCCGCATCCTCGCCAACCTGTATGACGTGCGGACCAAGCTTGGGCGGGAGATCCTCAACGAGCTCAAACGCAAGTTTGGGCCGATGATGTGCTCGACCTTCATCAACTTCAACACCAAGCTTCGCGAGGGGGCCAGTTTCGGGCAGCCGATCACCGAGTATGATCCCGGCAGCATGGGGTTCCGCGATTTTGTCCGGCTAGCCCGTGAACTGATCGCCACCGGTGGTCCGGACATGGTGCCAACGACGCTTATCCGTCAGGCGGACCGGCTTGCCGAACGGGCGGAGAAGCTCTTGGCAACCTCGCGGCCGCTGTTCGGGCCGGATGGGGTTGAGAACCGCGAACCAGGTCAGACCCCGGTTGCCAGCCACGACGAGATCGAGGAGAGGATTGCGGCCATCTATGGCGTCAAGCCTACGGCTGAAGGCGTCCTGTTCGTTGCCCACGCCCCCGGCGCCCGCACCGTGCAGTTGGCGGGTGATTTCAACAACTGGATGCCTGAAGCGACGGCGATGCAGCCCAACGGCTGCGAGTCCAGCTTCCGGGCGCTGCTGCCGCTTGGGCCCGGCCGCTACCGCTACCGCTACGTGGTCGATGGCCGCTGGCAGAATGACCCGCACAACAGCTATGTTGAGACGAACCCCTATGGGGAACTGAACTCGGTGGTGGAAGTAGGATAA
- the trpC gene encoding indole-3-glycerol phosphate synthase TrpC, which yields MGNILDQIVETKRGELIQRRARCSLEQMRRLAAEAAPTRDFYAALAADPPRGVHLIAEIKRKSPSAGLIRPDFDPVAIAQVYQRAGASALSVLTDQPYFDGRLEFLPQVKKAVPLPVLRKDFMIDLYQIYESRASGADAVLLIGEVLTPDLLAEMLDLAFRLGMTSLIEIHERQTLEQLQRVIPFSNERRSLLGINNRDLKTQRTDLATSEQLAELAAKGTIIISESGIKSRADVERLIKAGARGLLIGETLMRSPDVAGAIQELFGGWRSDAP from the coding sequence GTGGGCAATATATTGGATCAGATCGTCGAAACCAAACGCGGGGAGCTGATTCAGCGGAGAGCCAGATGTTCACTGGAGCAGATGAGGCGACTGGCTGCCGAGGCCGCTCCTACACGCGACTTCTACGCGGCGTTGGCCGCCGATCCGCCCCGCGGCGTCCACCTCATCGCCGAGATCAAGCGGAAATCACCCTCCGCAGGACTGATCAGGCCGGATTTCGACCCCGTGGCCATCGCTCAGGTATACCAGCGTGCCGGGGCCTCCGCCCTCAGCGTACTGACCGATCAGCCGTACTTCGATGGCCGCCTTGAGTTCTTGCCGCAGGTCAAAAAGGCCGTGCCGCTGCCGGTCCTCCGCAAGGACTTCATGATCGACCTATACCAAATCTACGAGTCCCGGGCGTCAGGCGCTGACGCCGTTCTGCTGATTGGCGAGGTCCTCACCCCGGACCTGTTGGCAGAAATGCTCGACCTGGCATTCAGACTGGGGATGACCAGCCTGATCGAGATCCATGAACGACAGACCCTCGAACAGCTTCAACGCGTCATTCCCTTCTCGAACGAGAGGCGAAGCCTCTTGGGCATCAATAACCGCGACCTCAAAACCCAAAGGACCGACTTGGCGACCAGCGAACAGTTGGCGGAACTGGCGGCCAAGGGCACGATCATCATCTCCGAGAGCGGCATCAAAAGCCGAGCCGATGTCGAACGCCTGATCAAGGCCGGCGCCCGAGGGTTGCTCATCGGCGAGACGCTCATGCGATCGCCCGATGTGGCTGGTGCGATCCAGGAACTGTTTGGCGGCTGGAGAAGCGACGCGCCATGA
- a CDS encoding CPBP family intramembrane metalloprotease, translating to MAESIPLLDGLDLVLMGMGVVVLSIAAARWLRQGRPDLLLGAPVRTHVLGPLTVWLCLAVYLLGMALGVPFAWLLPASMPDLERLACAGVIASVAGQIILIATCLAVARGTFAGGLRGFGLAGTRLDRDLRWSVAGWLVALCLTGVAVWYSSWVIITFWPAFTPPSHPVFEFLESRGSPPAIRFLAFFGAATLAPIGEEVLFRGILQTGLAALIGWGRPSSRARWGAILVTAVLFGMMHTGTPHFVPALMLLGVLLGYTYERTGSLWVPIGLHMLFNIKSLLWYCLQVYLMG from the coding sequence ATGGCTGAGTCAATTCCACTGCTTGACGGGCTCGATCTGGTGCTGATGGGGATGGGGGTTGTCGTCCTGTCGATCGCGGCAGCTCGCTGGCTGAGGCAGGGGCGGCCAGACCTGCTGCTCGGGGCCCCGGTCCGAACACATGTTCTGGGTCCGCTTACGGTATGGCTTTGCCTCGCTGTTTACCTCCTGGGCATGGCTCTGGGGGTACCGTTCGCCTGGCTGCTCCCCGCCTCGATGCCCGATCTCGAGCGTTTGGCCTGCGCGGGGGTCATCGCCTCGGTTGCCGGCCAGATCATTCTCATCGCCACCTGCCTGGCGGTGGCGCGTGGTACATTTGCAGGCGGGCTCCGCGGATTCGGATTGGCTGGCACCCGCCTGGACCGCGACCTCCGATGGAGCGTTGCCGGTTGGCTGGTGGCCCTCTGTCTGACTGGCGTTGCGGTCTGGTACAGCAGCTGGGTGATTATCACGTTCTGGCCGGCGTTCACGCCTCCCAGTCACCCGGTTTTCGAGTTTCTGGAGTCGAGGGGCTCGCCGCCTGCTATTCGGTTCCTGGCTTTCTTTGGAGCTGCGACGCTGGCGCCGATTGGCGAAGAGGTGCTCTTCCGGGGGATTCTGCAGACCGGTTTAGCGGCGTTGATTGGATGGGGCAGGCCCTCGTCTCGGGCTCGCTGGGGAGCCATCTTGGTCACGGCGGTGCTCTTCGGCATGATGCACACTGGCACGCCTCACTTTGTTCCCGCGTTGATGCTGCTGGGTGTGCTTCTGGGCTACACTTACGAGCGGACCGGTTCCCTGTGGGTTCCCATCGGCCTGCACATGCTGTTCAACATCAAGTCGCTGCTGTGGTACTGTCTGCAAGTCTATCTGATGGGGTAA